In Desulfosudis oleivorans Hxd3, the DNA window GAAAGACCGGGGCAGGGGGGGCAGTCTGCTTGAGATGGGCTTCCAGATTGTTTGTGGTGATTTCGGCCATTACCGGTCAGCCCGCTTGTTGCGGATATGCAGGACCACCAGAAGAAGGGCGGCCACGGTTGCGGCGGTCAGGCCCAGGGCCTGGGAGGTGGAGAGCATGCCGTCAAACAGAAAGCCCCTGGGGTCGCCGCGGAATATTTCAATGATGGCCCGGGCGATGCCGTAGACCATCACGTAAACCAGAAAAAGGCGATTGGCAAATTTTTTCCTGTGGTACAGGGCAGACAGCAGCGCAAAAATCAGCAGGTTGGCGAATGCCTCGTAAAGCTGGGTGGGATGCAGGGGAACCCCCACCGGATGGGCCAGGGTCATGGGATCGGTAAAGGTGACGGCCCATGGCAGGTCACAGACCTTGCCGTGGCAGCACCCGGCGAAAAAGCAGCCGATGCGGCCGATGGCATGGCCCAGGGGCGCGGCCACGGCAAGGATGTCAAAAATCGTTCCGCCTGCCAGCCGGTGCCGGCGGATATATACAAGGACGGCGGTCAGGGCACCGATAAACCCGCCGTAAAACACCAGCCCCCCTTCCCATACGCGCAGGATGCCCAGCCAGTCGCCGCGAAACAGGGAGGGGTTTAAAAGAACATAGAACAGGCGTGCCCCGGCCAGGCCGGCCAGTACCGCGTAAAAGGTGAGGTC includes these proteins:
- the lgt gene encoding prolipoprotein diacylglyceryl transferase; its protein translation is MHPVLVKIGPLTFHTYGLFVAGAILAAVWMGSRLAKARGISPEKVMDLTFYAVLAGLAGARLFYVLLNPSLFRGDWLGILRVWEGGLVFYGGFIGALTAVLVYIRRHRLAGGTIFDILAVAAPLGHAIGRIGCFFAGCCHGKVCDLPWAVTFTDPMTLAHPVGVPLHPTQLYEAFANLLIFALLSALYHRKKFANRLFLVYVMVYGIARAIIEIFRGDPRGFLFDGMLSTSQALGLTAATVAALLLVVLHIRNKRADR